Proteins encoded together in one Pseudomonas sp. Seg1 window:
- a CDS encoding FAD/NAD(P)-binding oxidoreductase: MNDQHWGPSISADIVVIGGGTAGIGFVASLLKRDPQLNITVIEPSAQHYYQPAWTLVGGGAFDVKDTVRPMSRVMPRQATWIQAAVTAIDPEQRQLTLSDERTVSYQNLIVCPGLRLGWEKIEGLQQSLGQHGVTSNYSYQHAQYTWDQVQKLRGGKALFTQPAMPIKCAGAPQKALYLSCDYWRKHAVLNKIEVEFNLAGAALFGVATFVPPLMKYIEKYNAQLAFNSNLVKVDGPAKTAWFERKDVDGNVVREAKTFDLLHVVPPQVAPDFIAQSLLADPAGWCEVNPHSLQHPRYPEVFALGDICGTSNAKTAAAVRKQVVVVAENLLALRKQQPLPLKYDGYGSCPLTVEKGKVILAEFGYAGKLLPTFALDPTVPRRSAWFLKATLLPWFYWNGMLKGREWLTRLSKVD; the protein is encoded by the coding sequence ATGAACGATCAACACTGGGGCCCATCCATCAGTGCAGATATCGTGGTCATCGGCGGTGGTACGGCCGGCATCGGTTTCGTCGCCAGCCTGCTCAAGCGCGATCCGCAGTTGAACATCACCGTGATCGAGCCAAGTGCCCAGCATTACTACCAACCGGCGTGGACGCTGGTGGGCGGTGGCGCTTTCGACGTGAAAGACACCGTCCGACCAATGTCCAGGGTGATGCCGCGTCAGGCCACCTGGATTCAGGCGGCGGTGACGGCGATCGACCCCGAGCAGCGCCAACTCACCCTGAGCGACGAGCGCACGGTCAGCTATCAGAACCTGATCGTCTGCCCCGGCCTGCGTCTGGGCTGGGAAAAAATCGAAGGCTTGCAGCAAAGTCTTGGCCAGCACGGCGTGACATCCAACTACAGCTATCAGCACGCGCAATACACTTGGGATCAGGTGCAGAAACTGCGCGGTGGCAAGGCACTGTTCACGCAGCCGGCGATGCCGATCAAATGCGCCGGTGCGCCGCAAAAAGCGCTTTATCTGTCGTGCGATTACTGGCGCAAGCATGCCGTGCTGAACAAGATCGAAGTCGAATTCAATCTGGCCGGCGCCGCGCTGTTCGGCGTGGCGACGTTCGTGCCGCCACTGATGAAGTACATCGAAAAGTACAACGCGCAATTGGCTTTCAATTCAAACCTGGTCAAGGTCGACGGCCCGGCGAAAACGGCCTGGTTCGAGCGCAAGGACGTGGACGGCAACGTTGTCCGTGAGGCGAAAACCTTCGATCTGCTGCACGTCGTGCCGCCGCAGGTCGCGCCGGATTTCATCGCGCAAAGTCTGCTGGCAGACCCCGCTGGCTGGTGCGAAGTGAATCCGCACAGCCTGCAGCATCCGCGTTATCCCGAAGTGTTCGCGCTTGGCGACATCTGCGGCACGAGCAATGCGAAAACCGCTGCAGCGGTGCGCAAGCAAGTCGTGGTCGTGGCGGAAAACCTGCTAGCCCTGCGCAAACAACAACCGCTGCCACTGAAGTACGACGGCTATGGCTCCTGCCCGCTGACGGTGGAGAAGGGCAAAGTGATCCTCGCCGAGTTCGGTTATGCCGGGAAGTTGTTGCCGACCTTTGCGCTGGACCCCACCGTGCCGCGCCGCTCGGCATGGTTTCTCAAGGCGACGCTGCTGCCGTGGTTCTACTGGAACGGCATGCTCAAGGGGCGCGAGTGGCTGACGCGTCTGTCCAAAGTCGACTGA
- a CDS encoding metalloregulator ArsR/SmtB family transcription factor encodes MQSSLTECEVAQLRASASKACALLKALANEDRLLILCQLTQGERNVGELEKMTGVRQPTLSQQLGILRDEGLVATRREGKYIFYGLASPEVIQVMKTLSGLYCGAVMKSLGHS; translated from the coding sequence CAATCCAGTCTGACCGAATGTGAAGTCGCCCAATTGCGCGCCTCGGCCTCCAAGGCCTGTGCGTTGCTCAAGGCGTTGGCCAATGAGGACCGTCTGCTGATCCTGTGCCAGTTGACCCAGGGCGAACGCAACGTCGGCGAGCTGGAAAAAATGACCGGCGTGCGCCAGCCGACGCTGTCTCAGCAACTGGGCATTCTGCGTGACGAAGGGTTGGTCGCGACCCGCCGTGAAGGCAAGTACATTTTTTACGGCCTCGCCAGCCCTGAAGTCATTCAGGTGATGAAAACCCTGTCCGGGCTCTACTGTGGAGCCGTAATGAAAAGCCTCGGCCACTCATAA